One part of the Rutidosis leptorrhynchoides isolate AG116_Rl617_1_P2 unplaced genomic scaffold, CSIRO_AGI_Rlap_v1 contig115, whole genome shotgun sequence genome encodes these proteins:
- the LOC139881112 gene encoding CBL-interacting serine/threonine-protein kinase 7-like — MTQPPPPSPTATNLLLGRYELGRMLGRGSFAKVYSAKSVFDQSPVAIKIIDKTKTIDASMEPRIISEVTAMRRLQDHPNILKIHEVMASKTKIYLVMELATGGELFAKVLRRGRLSESSARRYFHQLVNALHFCHQNGIAHRDVKPQNLLLDVNGDLKVSDFGLSALPEQKKDGLLHTFCGTPSYTAPEVMSRRHYDGSKADAWSCGVILFFLLSGSLPAEFDSSNYTLMYKKIRQGNYIPSYISKPARSVISKLLDLNPTTRMSLEQLMTTKWFKKSTIPRNVSKDSFGSSEDGEESSGLRRTLSMNAFDIISLSSSFDLSGLFEEVTKRKELKRFTTAETTQKVVERVREVGGKLGYRVERVQADSVGLVKGKTVVDFEVSELAAQLLLVEVRAVGDGGAERQDGGGGGCLWEELREGLEDVALSWHSETCVN, encoded by the coding sequence ATGACGCAGCCACCGCCGCCGTCACCCACCGCCACCAACCTTCTCCTCGGAAGATATGAGCTTGGACGGATGCTCGGCCGCGGAAGCTTCGCCAAAGTCTATTCTGCAAAGTCTGTCTTCGATCAATCTCCGGTCGCCATTAAGATCATCGACAAGACCAAAACCATCGACGCCTCCATGGAGCCTCGGATCATATCGGAAGTCACCGCCATGCGCCGCCTCCAAGACCACCCCAACATCCTCAAAATCCACGAGGTCATGGCCAGCAAGACGAAAATCTACCTAGTAATGGAGCTAGCCACCGGCGGGGAATTGTTCGCCAAGGTCCTCCGCCGTGGAAGGCTGTCGGAATCTTCGGCGAGGAGGTACTTCCACCAGCTAGTTAACGCCCTTCACTTCTGCCACCAGAACGGAATAGCGCATAGAGACGTGAAGCCACAGAATCTGCTTCTTGACGTGAACGGAGACCTGAAAGTCTCGGACTTTGGTCTCTCCGCCCTGCCGGAACAGAAAAAGGACGGGTTGTTGCACACGTTTTGTGGGACCCCTTCGTACACGGCGCCGGAGGTGATGTCACGACGTCATTACGATGGTTCGAAAGCCGATGCATGGTCTTGTGGGGTGATCCTGTTCTTTCTGCTATCAGGTTCATTACCAGCCGAATTCGATTCATCAAATTATACCCTAATGTATAAGAAAATCAGACAGGGGAATTACATTCCCAGCTATATATCTAAGCCGGCTCGGTCGGTTATCTCTAAGCTTCTTGACTTAAACCCCACAACCAGAATGAGTCTAGAACAGCTGATGACGACAAAGTGGTTTAAGAAGTCGACAATTCCTAGGAATGTCAGCAAAGACAGCTTTGGATCTTCTGAAGACGGCGAAGAGTCGTCGGGATTGAGGAGAACTCTGTCGATGAACGCATTTGACATAATTTCTCTGTCATCTAGTTTCGACTTGTCAGGATTATTCGAGGAGGTGACCAAGAGGAAAGAGTTGAAGAGGTTTACGACGGCGGAGACGACGCAGAAAGTGGTGGAGAGAGTGAGGGAGGTTGGAGGGAAACTCGGGTATAGAGTTGAGAGAGTTCAGGCGGATTCTGTTGGATTGGTGAAAGGAAAGACGGTGGTGGATTTCGAAGTTTCGGAGCTGGCGGCGCAGCTTCTTTTGGTGGAAGTGAGGGCGGTGGGAGATGGAGGAGCGGAGAGACAGGACGGGGGCGGTGGGGGATGTTTGTGGGAGGAGTTAAGGGAAGGGCTCGAAGATGTCGCCCTGTCGTGGCATAGCGAGACTTGTGTGAATTAA